One window of the Streptomyces asoensis genome contains the following:
- a CDS encoding penicillin-binding transpeptidase domain-containing protein, with translation MGKRRRVEEGHRKRRPAVVGGMIAVVVGGAGIGVYALYGGGAAADEGSAAAANGKQVPRVRADAPSATEAKATATRFLTAWQQGKVSGAAAATDDSAAATALLTGYTKDAHVTGVTLTAGKASGTKVPFSVKGTVKYKGVSKALTYDSALTVVRNPTNGKAQVDWHASVVHPDLQDGDKLVTGESGTPPVKAVDSAGGELTVAKYPSLEPVLDGLREKYGKKAGGKAGVELQVVRGKASKAKKASDKTLLELSKGTPGTVKTTLSPTLQAAAEQQVAKTARSSVVVMRPSTGEILAVANASHGFNTAFNGSLAPGSTMKVITSSLLIEKDLASADKVHPCPKTFTYGGWKFHNDDDFQITGGTFKASFARSCNTAFISQAPDLDNDSLTKQAQQVFGLSMNNWAIGVPSFDGSVPVQSAAQMAASLIGQGGVRMNPLNMASVASTVKAGTFHQPYLVAPSVDDRTLATASRTMSSSTVSQLRELMNYTAAAGTAAEAMSGLGPDYGAKTGSAEVDNQDKPNGWFTAYRGDLAAAGVVQAGGHGGDTAGPIVASLLRLGG, from the coding sequence GTGGGCAAGAGAAGGCGCGTCGAAGAGGGGCACAGGAAGCGGCGGCCCGCCGTCGTCGGCGGCATGATCGCCGTCGTGGTCGGCGGGGCGGGCATCGGCGTCTACGCGCTGTACGGGGGCGGAGCGGCGGCCGACGAGGGTTCGGCCGCGGCGGCCAACGGCAAGCAGGTGCCGCGGGTCAGGGCCGACGCGCCGTCGGCGACCGAGGCGAAGGCCACGGCCACCCGGTTCCTGACGGCCTGGCAGCAGGGCAAGGTGTCCGGGGCGGCCGCCGCCACGGACGACTCCGCGGCCGCCACCGCCCTCCTGACCGGCTACACCAAGGACGCTCACGTCACGGGCGTCACCCTCACCGCCGGCAAGGCCAGCGGCACCAAGGTCCCGTTCTCCGTGAAGGGCACGGTGAAGTACAAGGGCGTCAGCAAGGCGCTCACGTACGACAGCGCCCTCACCGTCGTCCGCAACCCCACGAACGGCAAGGCGCAGGTCGACTGGCACGCGTCCGTCGTCCACCCGGACCTCCAGGACGGCGACAAGCTCGTCACCGGCGAGTCCGGCACCCCGCCGGTCAAGGCCGTCGACAGTGCGGGCGGCGAGCTCACCGTCGCCAAGTACCCCTCCCTGGAGCCGGTCCTGGACGGGCTGCGGGAGAAGTACGGCAAGAAGGCGGGCGGCAAGGCGGGCGTGGAGCTCCAGGTCGTCCGCGGCAAGGCGTCGAAGGCGAAGAAGGCCTCCGACAAGACGCTGCTGGAACTCAGCAAGGGCACTCCGGGCACCGTGAAGACCACGCTGAGCCCGACCCTCCAGGCGGCCGCCGAGCAGCAGGTGGCGAAGACCGCGCGCTCGTCGGTCGTCGTGATGCGCCCCTCCACGGGCGAGATCCTCGCGGTGGCCAACGCGAGCCACGGCTTCAACACCGCGTTCAACGGCTCGCTCGCGCCCGGCTCCACGATGAAGGTCATCACCTCGTCGCTGCTCATCGAGAAGGACCTGGCGTCGGCGGACAAGGTGCACCCCTGCCCGAAGACGTTCACCTACGGCGGCTGGAAGTTCCACAACGACGACGACTTCCAGATCACCGGCGGCACCTTCAAGGCGAGCTTCGCGCGCTCCTGCAACACCGCCTTCATCAGCCAGGCGCCCGACCTGGACAACGACAGCCTGACCAAGCAGGCGCAGCAGGTCTTCGGCCTGTCGATGAACAACTGGGCGATCGGCGTCCCGTCCTTCGACGGCTCGGTGCCGGTGCAGTCGGCGGCCCAGATGGCGGCGTCGCTGATCGGTCAGGGCGGGGTCCGGATGAACCCGCTGAACATGGCGTCGGTCGCCTCCACCGTGAAGGCGGGCACCTTCCACCAGCCGTATCTGGTCGCCCCGTCCGTGGACGACCGCACGCTGGCGACGGCCTCGCGCACGATGTCGTCGTCCACGGTGTCGCAGCTGCGGGAGCTGATGAACTACACCGCCGCGGCCGGCACCGCCGCCGAGGCGATGTCCGGTCTGGGCCCCGACTACGGCGCCAAGACGGGCTCGGCCGAGGTCGACAACCAGGACAAGCCCAACGGCTGGTTCACCGCCTACCGCGGTGACCTGGCGGCCGCGGGCGTCGTGCAGGCGGGCGGCCACGGCGGCGACACGGCCGGACCGATCGTGGCGTCACTGCTGCGCCTGGGCGGCTGA
- a CDS encoding SsgA family sporulation/cell division regulator, giving the protein MSVVEQYARAHIVTDADQAEEERTAVPVVLRYDSEEPRSVRVGLPDRREWTFSRTLLEQGLRAPAGTGEVRVWPCGRVQAVVEFHSPHGVSVVQFESKTLLRFLRRTYMATAQQPVTH; this is encoded by the coding sequence ATGTCCGTAGTCGAACAGTACGCGCGAGCCCACATCGTCACCGACGCCGACCAGGCCGAGGAAGAACGCACGGCCGTACCCGTCGTCCTGCGGTACGACTCCGAGGAACCCCGATCGGTCCGCGTCGGGCTTCCCGACCGGCGCGAGTGGACGTTCTCCCGCACCCTCCTCGAACAGGGGCTGCGCGCCCCGGCCGGTACCGGCGAGGTACGGGTGTGGCCGTGCGGCCGCGTCCAGGCCGTCGTCGAGTTCCACTCCCCGCACGGCGTCTCGGTCGTCCAGTTCGAGTCGAAGACGCTGCTGCGGTTCCTGCGCCGCACCTACATGGCCACGGCGCAGCAGCCCGTCACGCACTAG
- a CDS encoding energy-coupling factor ABC transporter permease yields MHVPDGFINAPTSAVTGVVAAGAIAVSLRGARRELDDRTAPLAGLVAAFIFAVQMLNFPVAAGTSGHLLGGALAAILVGPYTGVLCVSVVLLMQGILFADGGLTALGVNITDMAIVTTVVAYAVFRGLVKVLPRGRRSITVASFVAAVLSVPAAAVAFTLIYWIGGTTDVSIGKVATAMIGVHVLIGIGEAVITALTVGAVVAVRPDLVYGARDLRQKLRLRVHGELVDAPAAEEAPAGARTPVAARTSRRTLWVTGLVTSLVLAGFVSFYASANPDGLEKVAADKGIDKKAEEHASADSPLADYGVKDVTNARLSGGLAGVIGVGTTVVAGSAVFWAVRRRRTGDDVSPTAVENV; encoded by the coding sequence GTGCACGTACCCGACGGATTCATCAACGCCCCGACCTCCGCCGTGACCGGAGTCGTCGCCGCCGGCGCCATCGCCGTGAGCCTGCGCGGCGCGCGCCGCGAGCTCGACGACCGGACCGCGCCGCTGGCCGGCCTGGTGGCGGCGTTCATCTTCGCCGTGCAGATGCTGAACTTCCCCGTCGCGGCGGGGACCAGCGGCCATCTGCTCGGCGGCGCGCTCGCCGCGATACTCGTGGGCCCCTACACAGGGGTCCTGTGCGTGTCCGTGGTCCTGCTGATGCAGGGCATCCTCTTCGCCGACGGCGGTCTGACCGCGCTCGGCGTGAACATCACCGACATGGCGATCGTGACGACCGTCGTGGCGTACGCCGTCTTCCGCGGCCTGGTGAAGGTGCTGCCCCGCGGCCGCCGGTCCATCACCGTCGCGTCCTTCGTCGCCGCCGTGCTGTCCGTGCCCGCCGCCGCCGTCGCCTTCACGCTCATCTACTGGATCGGCGGCACCACCGACGTGTCGATCGGCAAGGTGGCGACCGCGATGATCGGCGTGCATGTGCTGATCGGCATCGGCGAGGCCGTGATCACCGCGCTGACCGTGGGCGCCGTCGTCGCCGTACGGCCGGATCTCGTCTACGGCGCGCGCGATCTGCGGCAGAAGCTCCGGCTGCGGGTGCACGGCGAGCTCGTCGACGCCCCGGCGGCCGAGGAGGCGCCGGCCGGCGCCCGCACGCCCGTGGCGGCGCGCACCTCGCGGCGCACGCTGTGGGTGACGGGCTTGGTCACCTCCCTCGTCCTGGCCGGCTTCGTCAGCTTCTACGCCTCCGCGAACCCCGACGGCCTGGAGAAGGTCGCCGCCGACAAGGGCATCGACAAGAAGGCCGAGGAGCACGCGTCCGCCGACTCCCCGCTCGCCGACTACGGCGTCAAGGACGTGACGAACGCCCGTCTGTCCGGCGGTCTCGCGGGCGTGATCGGGGTCGGCACGACCGTCGTCGCGGGCAGCGCGGTGTTCTGGGCGGTGCGCAGGCGCCGGACGGGCGACGACGTGTCACCGACGGCCGTAGAGAACGTCTGA
- the cbiQ gene encoding cobalt ECF transporter T component CbiQ, with translation MGAGHAHRLYRHGHSPVHGLPPHTKLAAVFAFVVVVVSTPREAMWAFGLYAVLLAFVARHARVPAGFLLKRLLIEVPFVAFAVLMPFVAEGERVDVLGLSLSVNGLWGAWNVLAKGTLGVAASVLLASTTELRELLLGLQRLRLPPLLVQIASFMIRYGDVITDEMRRMRIARESRGFEARGVRHWGVLAKSAGALFIRSYERGERVHLAMVSRGYAGSMPVIDEVTASRAQWSYALTLPFAALLVCVLGWSL, from the coding sequence ATGGGCGCAGGACACGCGCACCGGCTCTACCGGCACGGGCACTCGCCCGTGCACGGCCTGCCGCCGCACACCAAGCTCGCCGCCGTCTTCGCCTTCGTGGTGGTCGTGGTGTCGACGCCGCGGGAGGCGATGTGGGCGTTCGGCCTGTACGCGGTCCTGCTGGCCTTCGTCGCACGCCACGCGCGCGTGCCCGCCGGTTTCCTGCTCAAACGGCTGCTGATCGAGGTGCCTTTCGTCGCGTTCGCGGTGCTGATGCCGTTCGTGGCGGAGGGAGAGCGGGTGGACGTCCTCGGCCTGTCGCTCAGCGTCAACGGCCTGTGGGGCGCCTGGAACGTCCTCGCGAAGGGCACCCTGGGCGTCGCCGCCTCCGTACTGCTCGCGTCCACCACGGAGCTGCGTGAACTGCTCCTCGGCCTCCAGCGTCTGCGGCTGCCCCCGCTGCTCGTGCAGATCGCGTCCTTCATGATCCGCTACGGCGACGTCATCACGGACGAGATGCGGCGCATGCGGATCGCCCGGGAGTCTCGCGGGTTCGAGGCGCGGGGCGTACGGCACTGGGGGGTGCTCGCGAAGTCGGCGGGCGCGCTCTTCATCCGCTCCTACGAGCGCGGCGAGCGCGTGCATCTGGCCATGGTCAGCCGGGGCTACGCCGGTTCGATGCCGGTGATCGACGAGGTGACCGCGTCACGGGCGCAGTGGTCGTACGCGCTGACCCTGCCGTTCGCCGCCCTCCTGGTCTGCGTGTTGGGATGGTCCCTGTGA
- a CDS encoding energy-coupling factor ABC transporter ATP-binding protein produces MVPVTDAVTPSVTPSPSLEVAGLAFAYPDGHQALFGVDFSVARGERVALLGPNGAGKTTLVLHLNGILTGGAGTVTVAGLPVGKQHMAEIRRKVGIVFQDPDDQLFMPTVREDVAFGPAAAGLKGAALEARVDHALEQVGMAEFKNRPPHHLSFGQRRRVAVATVLAMEPEILVLDEPSSNLDPASRRELADILRSLDVTALMVTHDLPYALELCPRSLVLSEGVIVADGRTGDLLADDALMRAHRLELPFGFDPRSATMGA; encoded by the coding sequence ATGGTCCCTGTGACTGACGCTGTGACGCCTTCCGTGACGCCCTCGCCCTCCCTGGAAGTGGCCGGTCTGGCCTTCGCCTACCCCGACGGCCACCAGGCCCTGTTCGGCGTGGACTTCTCCGTCGCGCGCGGCGAGCGGGTCGCGCTGCTCGGCCCCAACGGCGCCGGCAAGACGACCCTCGTGCTGCACCTCAACGGCATCCTGACCGGCGGCGCGGGCACCGTGACGGTGGCCGGGCTGCCCGTCGGCAAGCAGCACATGGCCGAGATCCGCCGCAAGGTCGGCATCGTCTTCCAGGACCCGGACGACCAGCTGTTCATGCCGACGGTCCGCGAGGACGTGGCGTTCGGACCGGCCGCGGCCGGGCTGAAGGGGGCCGCCCTGGAGGCGCGGGTCGACCACGCGCTCGAGCAGGTCGGCATGGCGGAGTTCAAGAACCGTCCGCCGCACCACCTCTCCTTCGGCCAGCGGCGCCGGGTGGCCGTCGCCACGGTGCTCGCTATGGAGCCGGAGATCCTCGTCCTGGACGAGCCGTCCTCCAACCTCGACCCCGCCTCGCGCCGTGAACTGGCCGACATCCTGCGGTCGTTGGACGTCACCGCGCTCATGGTCACGCACGACCTGCCGTACGCCCTGGAGCTGTGCCCGCGCTCCCTCGTCCTGAGCGAGGGCGTGATCGTCGCGGACGGCCGGACCGGCGATCTGCTCGCCGACGACGCCCTCATGCGCGCGCATCGCCTGGAGTTGCCCTTCGGGTTCGACCCGCGCTCCGCAACAATGGGCGCGTGA
- a CDS encoding MarR family winged helix-turn-helix transcriptional regulator produces the protein MTNEAPTVDGTLLLDEQLCFALYAAQRAVTAAYRPLLDELGLTYPQYLVLLVLWERGETTVKELASALRLDYGTMSPLLKRLEAAGLVRRERSARDERSVLVACTGRGEELKGRAERVPGTLLATTGLGTAEVTRLREELWGLAERAQGAADRTR, from the coding sequence GTGACGAACGAGGCACCTACCGTCGACGGCACGCTGCTCCTCGACGAGCAGCTGTGTTTCGCGCTGTACGCGGCCCAGCGCGCGGTGACCGCCGCGTACCGGCCGCTCCTGGACGAACTGGGGCTCACCTACCCCCAGTACCTCGTGCTGCTGGTTCTGTGGGAGCGCGGTGAGACGACCGTCAAGGAGCTGGCGTCGGCCCTGCGCCTCGACTACGGCACGATGTCGCCGCTGCTGAAGCGGCTGGAGGCGGCGGGGCTGGTGCGCCGGGAGCGCTCGGCGCGGGACGAGCGCTCGGTGCTCGTCGCGTGCACCGGGCGCGGTGAGGAGCTGAAGGGGCGCGCGGAGCGCGTACCCGGCACCCTGCTCGCGACGACGGGGCTCGGGACGGCGGAGGTCACGCGGTTGCGCGAGGAACTGTGGGGGCTCGCGGAACGGGCACAGGGCGCGGCGGACCGCACCCGCTGA
- a CDS encoding organic hydroperoxide resistance protein: MTEGSAVDTVSTVDTRPTKITYVAEATAHGGRDGYVTSQDGQIELKVAMPPELGGDGNGTNPEQLFAAGYSSCFHNALILVGNRAGFDLTGSTVAAKVGIGPNRTKGYGLAVALSVSLPVLDPELAGKLVDAAHQVCPYSNATRGNIDVTIILG; encoded by the coding sequence GTGACCGAAGGCAGCGCCGTCGACACCGTCAGCACCGTCGACACCCGTCCGACGAAGATCACATATGTCGCCGAGGCCACCGCGCACGGCGGCCGCGACGGGTACGTGACCAGCCAGGACGGCCAGATCGAGCTGAAGGTGGCGATGCCGCCGGAGCTGGGCGGCGATGGCAACGGCACCAACCCGGAGCAGCTCTTCGCGGCCGGGTACAGCTCCTGCTTCCACAACGCGCTGATCCTCGTCGGCAACCGCGCGGGCTTCGACCTCACCGGGTCCACGGTGGCGGCGAAGGTCGGGATCGGCCCCAACAGGACCAAGGGCTACGGGCTCGCCGTCGCGCTCAGCGTCTCGCTCCCCGTCCTCGACCCGGAACTCGCCGGGAAGCTGGTGGACGCGGCGCACCAGGTGTGCCCGTACTCGAACGCCACCCGCGGCAACATCGATGTAACGATCATTCTCGGCTAG